The nucleotide window GGTGTTAGCTAAACGGAACAGGTAACAGACGGGGCAGCTTCTACCTGCCGAGCAGGACGACCTGCTGCGCCGTGATCCTGTTCCTGAAGGCTGCGGCATCGCCGTCGAGGCGAATGGTGACGCCCGCCGTGTTTGAAGCGTCCAAAACCAGCTGTTTGTTCAGACGTGGCAGGGGGGATGCAAGCCGGATGAGCCTGGGCTCGCTGAACAGCTGCTTGTCGAAGGTGACCGTGCCGTGGTTGCCATTGCCGCCGAGCAGGGCCAGGACGCCCCTGAGTGAACAGTCGCCCTTGGCCCTGGTACATTGCCTGATGTCCTCATCGCTGAGGGTATCGACCTCATAGATCACCCTGGACTGGACTTCGAAGGCCCCGATGTCGGCAATGCCGCCCGCATACCTGGGGTCGCCGTTACCGCGCTGATCCCAGACCAGGGGCCGAGCCAGTTCGTCCACAGCGGCGCTGTTGTCGGCCCAGTTAAAGGCGGGGCTTCGGGTGGATATGGGAATGGTCCTGGTGGGGCCGTTATAACCGCCGAGCTTGCCCAACTTGGGATCCTGGCTTGAAAAGACGGCGCCGCAACCGGAAGACGATTCGATCAGATTGCGGGTGCTCCCCTGCCGGGGCAGGGTGCTCGACAGGCAGTCGAAGTCGGACCGGCTGTTGGCGACGATGCTGTTGCGCAGCACAAAGGAGCCACTGTTGCTGATGGCGCCGCCGTTGGGGGCGCCGTTGTGGTGGAAGGTGTTGTGGGTGATCACCATGTGCCCCAGGTTGGCGACGGCTCCCCCTTGCTGCTTGGCCTGGTTGTTGAAAAAGGTACTGTTGATCAGCTGCAGCTGCCCCTGGTTATAAAGGGCGCCTCCTTCCCGAGCCTGGTTGTCTCGTAACAGCATGCCGGAGAGGATGAGGGTGCCGGCATTGAATACGGCGCCTCCTGTGCCGGCCTGGCCATTGGCCAGGGTCAGGTGGCTGATCTTGGCCTTGACCCCTTCGGATACCCTGAAGATGCCGTGCCTGTTGTTTCCATCCAAGGTGATGCCGCTTGCCTTCCAGAGCATGTTGTCGATGTAACCGTCGATGAGCAGCTCGTCCGTGATGGCGGGCAGGGGGCTTTCCAGTTCGATGGTTTGCGGCTTGGCGAAAAGGCCCTTGTCGGAGCGGAAAACGATCAGATCGGTACCGGGACTGTCGTTGGCCAGGGTGATGGCCGCCCTGAGGGAGCCGGCGCCGGCATCGGCAAGGGATGTCACCTGCAGGATCCGGGCGGGTGTCCCAAGCCGCCAATCCGTTGCTGCCTGTGGCTGCGGGGGAGTGCTTGTTTGTGTGCAGCCGGTCAGCACTGTGGCCAGTGCCAGCAGGCCGGGCAAGGTGAGGTTGGCTTGGTTCATGATGCTCTCCCTGGTCCTCCACCAATAGTAGAAGGCCAGGCCGACCTTGCGGGAACACCGGCAAGAGAAAGGGCGCCTGACGGCGCCCTTTTTTATTGCGTTGCATTGCCTCCTATTTGGGGTCGCCCAATTCACCACCGGCGACGGTCAGCAGGCCGTAGGAGTCACCCACATCCAGCGGTTGAGAGCAGGAAGTGTGGAACTCTACGGTCTGGATCAATTCGCCAGTCTCGGCATCGTAGATCCTGAACAGGGAGGTGGGCGGAACCTTACTGCCATCGGCGCCGGTGTAGGTGAAGGTATCACCCACCATCAGCGTACCAGTGGTAAGGAGCAGCTGTTCCTTATTACCCCTGTTGTCATAGACCTCGATGTAGACCTCCTCGGGCACATAGGCCGGCGGATCCGGGTCTATGGTCACGTCACCGGAACCCAGTTGCGGGCCGTTGGAGGCCGGATCGCCGTCGTAGCGGATCTCGAGCTCCTTGGGCCGGCCGAAGTTGCTGATGAAGTTGCCGTTTTCATCAAGGGTGCCGGGGCAGAACTCGAGCTTGGCATTGACGAAGCGGCAGAAGGCGAAGTCATCGCTGGCCATGGTCAGCGTTGCCTCGCGCAGGTCCAGGTCAATGGATTGCCCGGTCAAACTCTGACCCGTTGCCGCGGCACATTGCAGGTCTACAAAGGCCGCATCGGTCGGCATCAGCTCGGCGACTTTCACTTCCACCGTCTGGGTCACATCAGGCACGTCAACCGTGAGTTCGACCGTTGTCGCAAAGGCCTCTGTCGGCATCGCAAAGGGCGAAGCCGCATTTTGGCCAGCCACGGGCAGGACGGGGGTCAGGGTTTCGTCCCAGGCCAGCCCAGGTACGTCGACGATGTTGCTGCTGTCATAGAAGAAGGTCAGCCCTTCGGCATTCTCAAGCACCTTCTCTACGACCAAACGAGCCGGGTTGGGTGGGAACACGGGACAGGTATCGTTGTCCATGGCCATGGCCTGGTTGGGCCAGCCGTCAACCTGATAGGTTGCCACTACCTTGTTGCCGTAGCTGCCTTGAGCAAGACCAGAGGTGGATTGCACCACATTGAAGCTGCAGGATGCACCTGAGGCCAGGCTGGCGCAGCTTGCCTCGACACCGGTCAGGTCGCCCAAGCCGGGCCACGGTAATCCTGAGAAGTCGTCGCTGTCGATGATGGACAGCACATTCAGGGCTGGCGTGTCGGCCGAGCTGGTGTTGGTGATGAGGTAGCTGTAGGTAATGTTCTGACCAATGAACACCCCTGTGATCGGATCACAATCGTTGGACTTGTCGACCGTGATGCTGGGCTGGAACAGGTTGACGCTGTGGCCGTCACTGTCGGTGAGCACATTGGCGAAGCCAATGGGGGAACAACTGACCTCGGCAGTGTTGACCACGGGGTCGGGATCGCCGGCCAGGACCACGCGAGACGCGTTGATCACATGCTGAGCGCCGGACGCCAGAGTGGCGGACTGACTGACGCCCAACAGGGTGTCGGTGATGGTGCACTCGAGGTCTGGGGTGTCAGCGGAGCTGGTGTTATCCAGGGTGATCACGTAATCGACGCTGTCGCCGACCTTGGACAGGGTGTCGCCGGTCTTGTCGAGGGTGATGCTGGCCTGGAACAGCTGGACGCTGTGGCCGTCGCTGTCGGTGAGCACATTGGCGAAGCCAATGGGTGAACAGCTTGCCTCGGCGGTGTTGAGCAGGGGATCGGGATCACCGGCCTGGACCACGCGAGACGCGTTGATCACATGCTGAGCGCCGGACGCCAGGGTGACGGACTCGCTGACTCCCAGCAGGGTGTCGGAGATGGTGCACTCGAGATCTGGCGTATCGCTGGAGCTGGTGTTATCCAGGGTGATCACGTAATCGACGCTGTCGCCGACCTTGGACAGGGTATCGCCGGTCTTGTCGAGGGCGATGCTGGGCTGGAACAGGTCAGTTGAGTGGCTGTCGGAGGCATCCAGGACATTGGGGAAGCCAGCCGGCGAGCAGCTCAGGTCGACGGTGTTGACCAGCGGATCGGGATCGCCTGCCTGCACGGTGCGGCTCGGTGTCAGCACGGTATCACCCAGGGGCAGCACATCGTCGAACACCACGCCAAGCAGCGAGTCGGTGGCGACACAATGCAGGTCCGGGGTATCGGCGGAGCTGTTGTTGCTGAGGGTGATGCTGTAGTCGACCTCGTCGCCGACCTTGGACAGGTCATCGCCGGTCTTGTCCACGGCAATGGCCGGCTGGAACAGGTTCAGGCTGTGGTCGTCTGAATCCGTAACATCCGTGCCGTCCAGGGCGGCGGCATTGTCATAGGTGGCCGTGACGATGTTGTCGTAGGGGTCGGAAGCGCCTTCCGGGATGGTGTGCGCCACGCTGAAGGAGCAACTGCCGCCGGGTGCCAGTGGGTCACAGCTGCCCGGTGCGTCGCTGGTGATATTGCCCAGCTTGTCGTCGATGATGGATTCCAGGAACAGGGTGATTTCACCGGTGTTGGTGATCATGAAGTCATAGGTGACCTCATCGCCGATCTTGGCCAGCTCTTCACCGTCCTTGACGACCTCGATGCTGCAGAGATCGAAGCCGCCCTGGGCGAAGTCCTTCAGCTCACTGTTGAAGGACTGCGAGGAACGGGTCTTGGCCTGGACCGTGCTGAAGCAGGGGGTGACCCCCAACAGCTCGGTGACGTTGACGCCGATCTCGGTAAAGGCGTTCTGTTCCAGCTCGGTGACCACGGCGCCGTGCCTGTCGTAGCTGTCCCAGGGGCCGGTGTCGATGGTGGTGGCGTTGTTGAAGGCGCAGGCGGTGTCGGTCATGTCGCAGCCTTCACCCTGCAGCTCCTCGACCAGCACGTACTCGGAGCCATCCCAACGGCGGATCTCGACGAAGCCGAGGCTGCCGCCCCTTTCGAAGTCCATGACCAGCAGCAGGTCGTTGACCGCTTTCTCGCCGACGAATTCGCAGGGCGGATCGTCATCGGCGCCGGCACTCAGGTCGTCGCCACAGGGGGTTGCCTTATCCAGGGCAATGCCGTCCTGGTTGAACTCGAAGTCCACGTGGCTGTCGCCATTGGGCGCCAGCCTTTCCAGGCCGGCGTAGAGGATGAGGTCGCCGTCGATGAACTTGCCGTAGAAGTAGACGTTGGAAATGTCGTCCTTGGGTGGGTTGTTGCCGGTATCCCACCTCCAGGTGGAAATCAGGTCGTTGTTCTTGTTGGATGTCGCAAAGGTGGTGTCATCCACAGCGCCCTTGGCGGAGAGGTCATCCATCAAGAAGGTGCCGACGCCGCCGAAACTGTCGTTGAAGTTACCATTGGCGTCAAAGATTTCGGCCCAATCGGGTGGTGCGCCGCCAACGTCATTGACGATGTTGGCGTTTTGTGCACCATCCGAGGTTGGACCGAGCTCGAACTCGTCTGTCATGCCGGTGTGAACGGCCATGACCGTCAGCATGACCACCAGGGTCGTGCCGAACAGTGCGCCCAGGAAGAAGGACGTCACCTTAAAAAACGATGAGAACGGTCGCATGTCTCACCTCCCTGGTACCCACGCTCAAGTGGATACCTGTTGGTTGAGGAAGACGTCTTGCAAGGATGGGAACCATTGCCTGGCAAGACGTAGTCCCTGGTTAGCTGTGTGATTCATGGACAATGCTCCCGGCGGGGAGGGGTACCCGCCGAGAACATTGCTGAATCGCACATCCGTTCCGGACAAGCCGGGTTTGTGCGCCAATAGAGAGGCAACTGCCGTGCCCAATTGACAACCAACTGATATGAAAGCGCTTTTTTGCTTTAAGGCAGGATGGCGCCTGCCGATACTGTTAGGCTGGCGTTACAGTTTTTTGAAGTCAGAAGCCAACAGCTTGATCTGTATGGGGAATCAAGCTTTTTGCAAGCTGTTAGCCCCAGCTAACAGTGTCCAACCCCAGCCGTGAGTGCATTGTTGGTGGTGACATGAAAGCCGTTGTCGGCCAAGAAAACGCCTCCATCGGGGAGGGGAGCCCGATGGAGGCGATGAGGGATCGCACATCCGTTCCGGCGTGACCGGTTTTTTGTGCTGGACAGAATAAGGCAATTGCCGGGCCAGGCCGGCAACTGATTAATATGAAAGGGTTTTATCTAATCCCGGCGTTGCTGGTGAAGCGGATCTGTTAGCCTGGCTTAACAGCTTTTTCCGGGATCCTCTGCAAGTGGTTGATATCGTTCGCATAAATGTCGGCTTACGGGGCTGTTAACCTGGGTTAACAGCCCACGGGCTCAGGGGGTGCCGCCCAGCTCCTGGAAGTTTACCCCCTTGAGTTTCTTGCGGTATTCCTCGGTGACTTCCCTGGCTTCCTCCCTGTCACTGACGGCGGTGGGGGTGAGCATCACCACCAGCTCGGTGCGCCTGCTGGTCTTGCCCTTGGAGCCGAACAGCCAGCCCAGCACCGGCACCTGGCGCACCCCGGGCACCCCTTCGCCGTCGCTGGACTTGTTCTCGCGGATCAGGCCGCCCAACACCAGGGTTTCGCCGCTCTGTACCGCCACCGAGGTGTCGATGCGCCTCTGGGTGATGGTGGGGCTGTCGATGTCGGAGGAGGTGGTGGGGGCCACGTCGTTGACCTCCTGGATGATGTCCAGCACCACCATGCCGCCGGCGTTGACCCTGGGGGTGACCTCCAGCAGCACGCCGGTGTCCTTGAACTGGATGGTGCTGGTGATGTTGCCCAGATCCGAGGCGGTATTGGTGGTCTGGGAGGTGCGCACCGGCACCTGATCACCGACCCTGATGGTGGCGGTGTGGTTGTCCAGCACCATCAGCGACGGTGAGGACACCACATTGACCTTGGAGTCGGTGGCCAGGGTGTTGAGCAGCAGCCGGGTGCCGGCGGCGTCGAACACCTCGTAGGTGGCGCTGGCCAGGTAGTCGAGGGGATTGGGGGAGAAGCCGCCGCTTTCGCCGCTGCGGCTGCCGCCGATGCCGCCAAAGCCGCTCTTGCCGTCGCCCAGGCTGTTCTTGAAGAACCACTGCAGGCCGTAGCGCAGCTCGTCCTCCAGGGACACCTCCACTATGGTGGCTTCCACCAGCACCTGCAGGGGCAGCACGTCCAGCTTCTTGATGGCCTGCAGCACCTTCTCGTAGTCCCCCGGGGTGGCCATCACCAGCAGGGCGTTGTTCTCCTCGTCGGCGATGATGCTGACCTCACCCACGTCCAGGTTGGAGGTGTCCAGGCTGGTGGCCGTGGTGGTACTGGCGGTGGGCCTGGGGTTTTCCACTGGGGTGTCCGGGCTTTCGGCCCTGGCTGGGGGCGTGGTGCTGCTTTCTCGCGGCGGCCTGTTGCGGCTGTTGCGGCGCTGGCCCTCGAACAGCTGGCCCAGCATGTCCGCCAGCCGCTCGGCCTTGCCGTTCTGCACGTAGTAGACGTACATGTTCAGGCCGCGGGGGTTCTCCGCC belongs to Gallaecimonas sp. GXIMD4217 and includes:
- the gspD gene encoding type II secretion system secretin GspD codes for the protein MFSTKISKWMLSLLTGLLISSCAWSPGGEHAADNIWRRDQPQGNQAETKPKTLYDQARAENDGDPAVRFTGTGQSPQSQSEIYQGSGQFVNLGVAGRLPAVSVVEGDVTLNFQGTDISEVVKTVLGDILQVNYSLDPGVQGTVNLQTSQPIAKEALLPTLETLLQANGAALVETQGIYKVLPLEGAGSAASPRLKLSAERGYQMLIMPLRYISAKEMAKLLEPVKPKQGIVQADENRNLLLLAGTQSELVNMRDTIRIFDVDQLKGMSVGLFRLQSVDAATLNTELQNIFGDQAEGPLAGMVRFIPIERLNALLVVTPQAKYLQDARTWINRLDKAENPRGLNMYVYYVQNGKAERLADMLGQLFEGQRRNSRNRPPRESSTTPPARAESPDTPVENPRPTASTTTATSLDTSNLDVGEVSIIADEENNALLVMATPGDYEKVLQAIKKLDVLPLQVLVEATIVEVSLEDELRYGLQWFFKNSLGDGKSGFGGIGGSRSGESGGFSPNPLDYLASATYEVFDAAGTRLLLNTLATDSKVNVVSSPSLMVLDNHTATIRVGDQVPVRTSQTTNTASDLGNITSTIQFKDTGVLLEVTPRVNAGGMVVLDIIQEVNDVAPTTSSDIDSPTITQRRIDTSVAVQSGETLVLGGLIRENKSSDGEGVPGVRQVPVLGWLFGSKGKTSRRTELVVMLTPTAVSDREEAREVTEEYRKKLKGVNFQELGGTP
- a CDS encoding right-handed parallel beta-helix repeat-containing protein; translated protein: MNQANLTLPGLLALATVLTGCTQTSTPPQPQAATDWRLGTPARILQVTSLADAGAGSLRAAITLANDSPGTDLIVFRSDKGLFAKPQTIELESPLPAITDELLIDGYIDNMLWKASGITLDGNNRHGIFRVSEGVKAKISHLTLANGQAGTGGAVFNAGTLILSGMLLRDNQAREGGALYNQGQLQLINSTFFNNQAKQQGGAVANLGHMVITHNTFHHNGAPNGGAISNSGSFVLRNSIVANSRSDFDCLSSTLPRQGSTRNLIESSSGCGAVFSSQDPKLGKLGGYNGPTRTIPISTRSPAFNWADNSAAVDELARPLVWDQRGNGDPRYAGGIADIGAFEVQSRVIYEVDTLSDEDIRQCTRAKGDCSLRGVLALLGGNGNHGTVTFDKQLFSEPRLIRLASPLPRLNKQLVLDASNTAGVTIRLDGDAAAFRNRITAQQVVLLGR